GTAATTTCATCAGTTGGAACAAGCGCAAGCCAAGAAGCACCTTTGTCATAAAAAGCGGCCTTGTGGAAACCGGTGGACATAATAATATGAACTTTACCAGCTAATTCCTGGGCGATTTCGAGCATGCGATAAACATCTCTACCAACATTTGGCGGATCCATTGTTACCAATGTTTTTCCGCCGCGAGCTGCAAATTCGAGCGATTCAGCAATTGCAGCTTCGTTTGAAAGCATCACAAAATCAGGGTGTTCATGAGCCTCAGGACCATAATTTTTAATTAAATGGTCATGACAATCAACAATACCTAACTCTGAGGGGTGAATATCACCTAAGACAGTTCTGGAAAATTTTTCCGTTTTTTGCATTAAAATTTTTTTTCCTTTCTTTAGTTTTAAAGTCAAACACTTAACAAATAAAATTTGTTTTTAATATTATTTAATTATGTTTTAATTATACCATTTTTTTTATTGAATGTGAAAAAAGCAAAACGAAAAATGTTTTGCGATTATAAATAACTATATTAAGCTTCGTTAAGCTTCTTTGAAAAGATATAAATTCCGTATTATTTTAACAAAAAAATAAAAAATAAAAAATAAAAATTTTGAGAATTTTCCTGAGCTACCCTGTTTGATTGCAAAAATTCACCTTTTATTGGATATAAATACGCAAAAATAGCGACAAATCCATGTTTTTTTACACTAAAACCTTATTAAGCATTTTCAAAAAAAAAAAAAAAAAAATGCTTGGTACAATAAATAAGTAGAAAAAGTTCCGACAATTAGTTTTTTTTCTATGATTTTGATTGCACCACTTTTGTTGATTTTTTTTAGCATGTTCATTTTAAAAAATTTGACAAATAATTTACCTCATATAATAACTTGGAGTTTTATATGATAAGCAACCTTGAGGCCTTTCATTGTTATACCAATCAATAAATTCACTTATTTTTTGATAAGCAATAGCCACATTTTCAAAATTTTCGCCCTCAATATTAAGCAATTCTCGTTGAAAAACCGCATAAAAATATTCAATAGGACGGTTTGCAAGGGCATTTCCTTTTGGTGACATTGATTGTTGGATACCATTTTGCTTTAAAAAATTAGCAAATTTGTAGTTCGCATATTCCACGCCATGATCTGAATGGAAAAATTTTGGTTTAATTTTATACTTTTTGATTGTTTCTTTTACTAAGTTTATAGTTTCTTCTGCAAATCTTGTTTTAGAAATTGAAAAATTGAGCAAGTAATTGGATTTTATTTCAATAATTGAGTGTAGGTAAAATCATTCGTTGTTAATTTTGATAAATTTAATATCAGCAAACCATTTTTCACCAAAATTTTCTGAGGAAAAGTCACCTTTGATATGATCTTCAGCCCAAATTCGTGTAAACTTTTTCTCTTTTGGCGCTGGTTTTCCTTGCTTTTTATAAGCAATTGATTTTAATCCTAAAAATTCGTAGTGCTTTTGAAAAACGTACGTGGATACATAATTTCCCTGACTTATGTAAATATTATATAGGACGTCGCGGCCTTTTACCTTTCGATACAAATAGAAATTTTCACGAATTCACTCAAGTAATTTTTCATCATAAGTCATTTTCTTTGGTGGTTTTTTCTCCCTTATTTTCTCATAAATCGAAGTGCGATTAACCTTAAAAACACTACAAATTCTAGTGGAATTTTCGATTTTCTTTTTATCTTGTTGTTGTTCTTGCTTTCGTTTTTTGAGTTCCTCAAGAATAATTGCGGGGTCAATCCCGGATTTTCTAAGAACACTCTCCACTATTTCTTGATAAATTCCACGATCATTTTCAGAAAGATCGTTAATTGTATATTTCTTTTTTGGTTTACGCGGAGATTTGATTTTTCCACGAGTACTTATCAAACTTTTCATATCATTATTATAAAACTTTTTTTGCCAATTTCTTATCAAATTATTGGCATATATATGCAACATTCATTCTTTACGTGCATATTTACTTTTCGATTTGCTTTTGTAAATTTCTCTAAATTCTTCAGCAAAATGCAAAATTGCGTTTTTTAACCCTTTAGATTCGGCAATTTTAATGTATTTAAATTTGTCTTCAATTGTGAATTTGTATTGTTTCATTTTGACACACCTTTTTTCGAATGGTCTGAAACTAGTATACTAATTTAAAATGCTTGGTACAAGAAAAAATTATGTTATAATTAGCCTCACTAAGAATAAATTAATAAATTTGAATATTGGATTAAGGGGGAATTAATTATGTTTTTTGTTTAAAAAAATTAGAAAATGCGAATTTTCCGTTATATTTTTAAATATGATGGAATGCCTTAAATTTGACCGTTTAGAAATCTACAAATTTATGGCTTTCAATTATTGTTCTTTCAAAACTTCATATATTTTTTTAGGCTCAATGTAAATAAAAATGAGTTTTCTTTTTGCATTGAGTTTAAATAGTAGTTATATTTTTTTATGATTTTTGCTGTTTTGTCCATAAATTGATTTTTGTCATTGTTTTAAAATAGGTAATTAACTTTTGGCAAAAAGTTAAAAAGCACGAAAAACTGGACAATTTTTTAAGATTATCTCACCAAACTGAGAAACTCGGAAAAATATATAAAGTGCGTATTATTTTAAGAAAAAAATAAAAACTAAAAATTTGGGGAATTTTTAGTTTTTACAAACAGCAGAATTTTTATTTTTTTAAAATTACCGCTAATCTAGATTTTTTATTCGTTAATTAATTTTAGTAAATTATCAGAACTTTTGGTTTGACTATTTTCAAATCTTGTTGACTCAATTAGTGAATCTGTAATTGTTGTTGAGATTTTTGCTTCTTTGAAATTACCATTGTCACTTAAAATTTTAACTTTGGAAGCATCTTGTTTAAAAGCATTAAGCATTGATTCCATTGAAATTATAACTGATCTAAGGTTTGCCATTTTTTCATACAAACTTCAGTCGATTTTTTTAGCATCTTCACCAACTAGTTCAATACTTTTTTGATTATTAGATTCAAATTCGACAATTTTATCATAGTATTCTTGATATTTTTTCTTTACCTGTTCCAATTTTTCTTGAGTTACAACCGCTTTTGTAGGAAGAAAATAACCAGTATTTTCCATTAAATAATCAACATTATCAACCATTTTTCCGGGTGTGTCAATATCATTTTGGCCAGTAAAGAGTCATTCTAAAAATTTAATTGCTGCTTTATTAATCTTTTCTGTATCAGTTTTAATTGGGATTAGTGATGATCCGCCTGAGTTATAGACAAAAAATGGAGAATCTTTGCGTGATTTTAATGGTTGGCTTGTTGTAAAGACATCATTAAATGTTGCAAAACCTTTAGCAAGTTCGGGCTTTTCATCTGCAAATAAATTACGGGATGTTGCTGTGTCAATTGATTGCTTAATTCCAACTCCAGGAATGTAGCCAAAAACGGAACGGTATTTAAGAATATCATGGCTTCCTCATTCACCAATACCTGGTCGTTTTTTAAAGTTTTTAAACTGAAATGCTTGCAAAATTTTGTTTTTATTACCTACTTTTTTTTCGATTTTTTTGTTAGTTTTTGTAAATTTTTCGTAAGTTTTTTTAAATTCATCTTGCAAGGAAGTATCTGTAGCAATATTAAAGGTTAATTTATCATCTTTTGCTTCTCAGAATTTTTTACCTGATTTTGAAATAATATTTTTGTGTAAAACTAGACCTGAATAGTCAATATCAAAAATAGATGAATCTTGTGTATTTTCATCAAGTTTTGCATCAGCTTTTAATTTTACACCGTCAATAAATTTAGTTGAAAATTCAAGTGCTTCTTCAATATTTGAAAAAGTATCATAATTTACGTTCAAATCTTTGAAAACATCGGCAGATTTTACTTCAAGATTGCTAAAAAAACTGTTTTCAGGAGTCGAGTTTCCTTTTTGAGCCGATTCTTGTGCTTTTTTGTAAATTTCGGCGTTCTCATCAACTTTTCCACCACCTTTTTTTACTAAATCAAAAATAATTCGTAAATTATCAAGGTTAAATCCAAGTGCATCAACATCATTTACGTTAAAAGGAATATTATAAAACTTATTTTTACCAAAATTAAATGAGTTGTATTTTCCTACAATTTGATCAGTGAATATTCCTGGATTCAATTTATCGCTTTTTATTTCTAAAAGACGGTTATGTCCTTGTAAAACACTCGCAGTTGAAGAATCTCCTAGAACAATTGACGGAAGTTGATCTGAATTTGTGTCCAGTAATTTTTTAATATTTTCAGTTGTTTCTTGTTGAGTATTTGCTTTTGACTCATCATTCAAAACAAGTCTAACTGGCGCAAAATCAGGATCATCTTTAAACTTTTGGTTGTAATAAGGGATTAATCCTTTTTGATTTTTACCATAAACATTAAGTCCAAAAATTAATGGTCAAAAAGGACCTTGACTTGTTGTCATAACAACTTGAGTTTTTGGATCAATTGTATTCTCGCTTACTCCACAAGCACTCGCAATTAAGAAAAGACTTGGTGAGGTAAGCAACAAAGGTTTAAAAAATTTTTTAAAATTCATATATTTCTCACTTTTTCTAATTTTATGAAATTTTTTTCAGAAATATTAATAATTAAATATTAGTTATTTATAATTTTAATAAAAATAACTATACAACATTTACAAAAAAATTTTGAAAAAAAGGTAAAATTTTTTAATATGAACCACTTAACAATTGCTATAAGTATTAAAAACCTTATATTTTCGTATGATAAAAAGGCTTTTCTTAAAATTAATGAGCTTGAAATACCAGCAAATAATATTATTACAATTTTGGGACCCTCAGGTGCAGGAAAGTCCACTTTGCTTAATATTTTAGCGGGTTTTTTACCAGTAAATACAGGTATTGAATACCATGAAAAATTCAAAAACTTTGGCTATATAATGCAAAAAAACAACTTATATGAAGAAATTTCGGTAAAAAAA
Above is a window of Mesomycoplasma ovipneumoniae DNA encoding:
- a CDS encoding P68 family surface lipoprotein, which encodes MNFKKFFKPLLLTSPSLFLIASACGVSENTIDPKTQVVMTTSQGPFWPLIFGLNVYGKNQKGLIPYYNQKFKDDPDFAPVRLVLNDESKANTQQETTENIKKLLDTNSDQLPSIVLGDSSTASVLQGHNRLLEIKSDKLNPGIFTDQIVGKYNSFNFGKNKFYNIPFNVNDVDALGFNLDNLRIIFDLVKKGGGKVDENAEIYKKAQESAQKGNSTPENSFFSNLEVKSADVFKDLNVNYDTFSNIEEALEFSTKFIDGVKLKADAKLDENTQDSSIFDIDYSGLVLHKNIISKSGKKFWEAKDDKLTFNIATDTSLQDEFKKTYEKFTKTNKKIEKKVGNKNKILQAFQFKNFKKRPGIGEWGSHDILKYRSVFGYIPGVGIKQSIDTATSRNLFADEKPELAKGFATFNDVFTTSQPLKSRKDSPFFVYNSGGSSLIPIKTDTEKINKAAIKFLEWLFTGQNDIDTPGKMVDNVDYLMENTGYFLPTKAVVTQEKLEQVKKKYQEYYDKIVEFESNNQKSIELVGEDAKKIDWSLYEKMANLRSVIISMESMLNAFKQDASKVKILSDNGNFKEAKISTTITDSLIESTRFENSQTKSSDNLLKLINE
- a CDS encoding IS3 family transposase, with translation MKQYKFTIEDKFKYIKIAESKGLKNAILHFAEEFREIYKSKSKSKYARKEWMLHIYANNLIRNWQKKFYNNDMKSLISTRGKIKSPRKPKKKYTINDLSENDRGIYQEIVESVLRKSGIDPAIILEELKKRKQEQQQDKKKIENSTRICSVFKVNRTSIYEKIREKKPPKKMTYDEKLLEWIRENFYLYRKVKGRDVLYNIYISQGNYVSTYVFQKHYEFLGLKSIAYKKQGKPAPKEKKFTRIWAEDHIKGDFSSENFGEKWFADIKFIKINNEWFYLHSIIEIKSNYLLNFSISKTRFAEETINLVKETIKKYKIKPKFFHSDHGVEYANYKFANFLKQNGIQQSMSPKGNALANRPIEYFYAVFQRELLNIEGENFENVAIAYQKISEFIDWYNNERPQGCLSYKTPSYYMR